A stretch of the Notolabrus celidotus isolate fNotCel1 chromosome 3, fNotCel1.pri, whole genome shotgun sequence genome encodes the following:
- the nmbb gene encoding neuromedin Bb — MRGFTMNNVCQCGFLTCLLFFSFVSFTAAVSFDLTELRNKVAKIKVNPRGNLWATGHFMGKKSVMDSPLLPSGEGQGVDGLVALPEEQGAFGELFQEFLREALRAQVDTQESRSKNREADFLMKILESYIQSRK, encoded by the exons ATGAGAGGGTTCACAATGAACAATGTCTGCCAGTGTGGCTTTTtgacttgtcttcttttcttttctttcgtGTCTTTCACCGCTGCAGTCAGCTTCGACCTGACTGAACTTAGGAATAAAGTTGCAAAAATTAAAGTCAATCCAAGAGGAAATCTCTGGGCTACAG GACATTTCATGGGCAAGAAGAGCGTGATGGATTCCCCGCTGCTGCCCTCGGGGGAAGGACAGGGCGTTGATGGGCTGGTAGCCCTGCCTGAGGAGCAGGGCGCGTTCGGGGAGCTTTTCCAAGAGTTCCTTCGGGAGGCTCTACGGGCGCAGGTGGACACTCAAGAGAGCCGCTCGAAAAATCGG GAGGCGGACTTCTTGATGAAGATTTTAGAAAGCTACATCCAAAGCAGAAAGTGA